A stretch of DNA from Dehalobacterium formicoaceticum:
CTTCCACCACCTGAGAGAAACATTGATTCAGCTCAACCGGCATGGTACCCATAGGCCTTTTTTGTTTATGTACTTTTCTATTCCCGGGCTCTTCCAACCTTATCTGCTCATCCGGCAAGATATTGAATTCCACCCTGCCAAATCCTTCCCATGTTCTTTCCCCAATTCCTTCAAAAGCTAATTCATGAAGCTTTTCTTTGGTCTTATTTTTCAGTTCCGGGAATTCCATCATAAAGCTTGTCCCTGCCGCTAATGCCTTTGCACTGGGGCTTTTTAACTTCCAAACGCCTACATAGCTTTCTGTTTCATCAGAACGGGCATAAAAACTGCTAATTTTGAAATCTTTTGTTTCCAAGGCATCTTCTAAATATTGTTTCAGAATTTCTTCTGAAACCTCAGGATAACCATATTCATTCCATAAGATAGCAGGAGATAATAAAGTAACTGTAATCCTTTTGCCTATGCTTTTGTTTAATTGGCTATAAGGAATAATCTCCTTGAATTCCAATGAAACTGCTCCGTACTGTACGCTGCGGGAACGGCCAATCTGCAACTCCAGCCTGTCTCCAAACATTTTTTTTACAGCCATTAGATCTTTTTTTTCTCCCCGAATGAACCCGCAAAAATCTTGACCAGCCTGGAGAGACTCATAATTAAAAATCGTTCCGTCAGTACTTTTCCCTTTAATCCTATCTTTTCGTGCACTATGAAAAGAGAAGGATTTTTCCGGAGTTTTTTTCTTTAGTTCATCTCCGTTTATATAAATGAATCCATTGATCCCTTTAGGTGTTTCCTCAAGAATATCTTCAAAAAGATTATAGATTTTCCCGGTTTCCTTTCCTACATGTAAGGAGATAGGTGCAGGAAAATATTGTTCACCTTCCCACCGGGGATAAGCATTAGAAAAAATCAACTTGCCATATAGAAACCAGCGGGCAAATTCTTTATCTTCATGAGCATTTTCCAGTTTTTTTCTTTTTATATATTGGGCAGTCAGAGCCCCCAGTAAGGTTTTCCCGGGAATATAATCCAGTGTACCGGTCATATTCAAATCATCGGAGCCGGAGCTGATCAAAACCGGGGCGTTTGTTTTTAGATGGTATTCCATGGAGTACATAAATCATGCTCCTTTCAATTGTTTTATGATCTCCGAACTAAGTTCCTGTCCGTCTTGATAAAGAGAACATGCAACTTCACCCAGCCCTCTGTTGCGGCCACTACCTACCCGACGTAGATTTATGCAAGCCAAAGTTATCAGCTGGATAAGTTTCGGTTTTTCTTCCTGCAAAATTATTTCTCCCTGGAAGGTACAGCCTGGTTTAAGTACCCGACAGGTACGCAGGCTTCCCTCCCGGGCAAGTCCATTATCGTCTATTGCGGTTTGCATCAGAACTTGCGTCATGGTATTTAATACTTCTTGTTGTGACAAAACACCGGCGAATTCTTCAAAAGACCATTCCAGCCAAGGAATGGCAGATTGAAAGTTTTCAAAAAACAAATTAGTATATGACAAAGGAGATGGTTGAAAACTGCCTGATTGTCCAAAACACTCATCTACATCTTCCGGCTTGAAATAACGGTTATTGGAACAATGAAACATTTCCACAACTTCTTGGGCACTTTCCCGCAGCAAACCCTTCAATCGTCTGGCAGGAAAATATGGAAAGCCATATTGGTCATATGCCAGATCATTATCAATAGCCGCACTCCATCCTTCCCCGGAACCTAAAAGGAGAAACGATAAATTAGTTATTTTAATAGTAAGTTTTAAATCCATACCAATTCTCCCTCGCTTAAAAAGTCAATTTCCGGATAAAATTCCATTAGTTCCAACATCTCAAAATATGGTGTAACTGCATTATTCCATCCATCTTTATAATAGTCACTAGGGCCTTCAATTTTTGGTAATATAAGTTCTCTAGCCTTTAAATTTTCCAGATATCTTTTGGTCGTTTCCTTACCCATGGGGAGAATATTTCTTAACTCCTTCACTTTGGCACGAGGCCATTTACGAAGTTCATTCATCCCATTTTTTAAGTTGATCATAGTATTTTCTTTTCCTTTACTATTCTCACCGACTAGATAGGGGCCAAAATTCAAGCTCCCCTCTTTAACTCGATAATGCTTTTGCCTAATGCCATCCAGAGCCTGGGAATAACCTCCTTGGGAAATATAGAAATCCAACCAGTTACTGTCCGGGTTCTTAGCTGCCGCTTTTTTAGCGGATTGGCACAGCTCTTCCGCCATTTGATATCCTCGATAAAAAGGATATCGAGATTTAATTACTGCTACTCCCGCAGATGTATAAATAGGATTTTGATTTTTTACTTTCTCTAATGGTTCCTGGGCTAATATCCCCATAAATTTCTCCGCCAAATAAACCCCAAGCCGGCCATCAGTAACAAAGGTAATATCGTCTCCCCCAAAAACAATGGGTCTTAAAGGAAGTATCGTTCTATTATTTTTATCCTGCCAGATCTCAAATTCCTCCTGGTGGTTCTTAAAATACTCCATGGAATTAGCCAATTTTCTGATAAGCTTTTTATAGGCATTTTCACTTGCCGCTCTCACAGCCCAAGATAGTTTTCTGGTTTCTACCAGGCTTTTACACTCCATAAATCGTTTACCCATGCCGTTACCATCGATATGCACAATTGCCAAATAGCTTTTACCTTCTTTTTGTCCCAATTGCTCATGTTCCAGGGGAAAAGCAAACCCTTTAGGTAAGAACTTCTCTTTAACTTTATCCATATGATGTTCGTTGTTTTCCGCAGGCAATCGTTTCGCCTTGGAAACTGCAGAAATATAAATTTCTCTTCCTTCCGCATCAATATAGGGTACCTCGGCCGAGTTACCGGAATAAATGCAGTCTGCAGTAATACCATGTTTGGTCAAAACACTATTAGGAAATAAGGTGTTTTTACCTTGATCCAGACTTTTTGTCAAACGTTCCATGTTCTTCTGATATTCTTCGGGATTCAAGCTAAAATAATCATCAATGGCAGCCGCGGTTTGTAAACCAGGTGTTTCTATCAACAGCTTCAATGACCACTTCCTGACAAATAATCTGGCCATGTCCTCCGATCTGAAGAGAAGGAGAGCATTTCCCCCTCCGATATAGCCGATTTCAACAAGCTTTGTTTGATCTGTTTTCAATTGGATGGTTTCAGGCGTCTTAAACCAAGCCTCCATATCGATTTCTGTCCCGCATATTTCTTCTATGGTTTCATGGAGATACTCCTGAAAAATTCTCTCCACTAAAGAAGATGCTCCCAAGTTTTCCTTGAGACTGTTACTAGTAAAGATATATTTCTGAATCGATACCGTATCCAAAAATACTGCCGTTACTTTACCCATAATCAATCCCCTCCCTTTACGTGTTCTATGATTTTGCTCCACAATACATCTTCCTGAAGATCTTCCCTACCAAGTACTAAAAGTTTTCTGTCCCCGGACCCACGTATTTTTTCCAAATCACTTTCAACCTTTTGCACTTTAGATTGTTCCAGGCAGGTCACTAATACCGGCTTTCCTTCCTCTCCGCCAATCTGTTCCACACGCAGCAGGACTTCAAAACCTTTACCCTTGCATATACCTTCCGCTCTTGCTGTGGTACAGGAAATACAGCAAACCTGATAACCATTCATAAAGATAACATCCAGTTCAAATTTCTTATCATGGCTTTCATGATTTTTAATATACCAATTCATCTCCGTCGGCCAATTCAAATCTTCTTGCTCAATATTTCTCTTAATTACATTTGCCACATATTTCTCTAACCATTTCCCGGCTAGATAACCATCAATTGGATCATCAGCTCTTCTTTTAACCTCTATCTTAGTTACATCAGCTGATGGAATCCAAACACTTCCATCATCATTAATGGGAGAATACTCCCTGGGGATCCCCCTAAGGATATTCTTTATATATTCAGGAGCATTAACGACATCGTTATTAACCTCTTCCCAACGCTCCAGTTTTTGGAAATTAATCATATGTTCCCTGAGATTATTTGGTTTTTTCCCGGTATCAAAATAAATATATTTTAGGGTGTTTTCCACCCAGTCTAAATAATTAGAAATTTCCCCCTTGTTTACCATATCTTCTAAAGCGGCATCTGCTTCCGGCCATTCCCGCTTATTCTTATCTTCCTTAGACTTTTCACAGCCATGAAGCTTGGTCAATCCTTCCAAAGATAGTTTCACTTCATCTCTCAGATCCTCTGTTATTACCCCTTCCTGGTCTACATGAATGCAAAAATTCCGTGCATTTAAATAGGAAAAAGAACACTTTCTATCCCATAATTCTTCCAAAGAGCGGTAGACGTGTACTGCCATTGCTTTGGTTCCCCCTGTATAGTTGAGATGTAATCCTGTTGTGCTTGTTAAAACTGCCGGGGAAAGGTATTCCTTTATATCCCTTTCAATTCTTTCCGCAGAGGCAATGTTGGAAAGGGAAACATAATTAATGGAAATTGCCTCGTCCCATTCACCTAGAATCGCCTGTCTGATATTTTCCGCCAAATGTTTTGTCCCTCTTTGGTTAATATTTCTTTCCTCTTCAGAATGTACCAACCAAATTCGCCGCAGCTTTTTATTCTGATTTTGAAAGTACTTACTTACAACATAGTTAGGCAATGGGTTTGTTCCCACCAATAACACTAAATCAGAAAACTTTTCTTCAAACATTCTCTCACCTCATGTTTTATTTATTGAACAAATTCCGTCACAAAGACCAATATATGTATTTATTCATTAAATAAGTTGATTTTCCTGCAAATTTTACCAATATTCATATCTAGCTATTCTTTTGCAACTATGAAAAAAACCGGTAATTTAATCCCGGTTTTTTAAACATACATATAGGTAAATTTATTGCTTAATTGCTGAAAGATTTCCTGCTGTTACTGAGTGTTATTGTCGAAACTTACTGCACAATTATGAAACTTTTATATGATTAAATCCTGTCCTCCTTTGCGCAAGCCCATGATTTCCCGCTCTGAATAACGAGTCGTCCTTAATGTATAAATAATCACTGAGTCTTCTTCAGTCACAATAATCTTGTCCAATTCCATTTTCAATTTCGCCAGATTGCTTTCCGAAATCTCTCCCTCGAAGACTGAATTCTGCACCCAGTTCAAATATTTTCTGCATCGCTTCAATGCCTTGGTTACCCTCTTTTCCCCCATATCATAGACTAAGACCACAAACATAATTTTACCTCATCCTCCGGTTTTTCGCTCCCCAAAATCCATTATCTATCACTTTCCTAAATGGGTATATTCTGTCTGTCCATATTATTATGCTCTCAGTTCTTCACCACTGACTGACAAAAGTCTCATAATCTTTCTCCCCCATGAGGTGTTTTTCCAGCTTGTAAAGTTCGAGACGAATCAAACGACGATAAGACACAGGGGTTCCGATATCACGGTGGTTAATGGTGGTTTTTAAACGGTTTTCCAGTTCTTCGACAAAAACCCTGCGCCCACTCTCTTTCAGCATCAAGCCGCCGGACTCTTTTTTGAAATCACTTTTCTTGAGCATCTTTTTACTGATCAGAGTAAAGATCACCCGATCCACCAAAATAGGTTTAAAAATTTCTGCCACATCTAAATTCAAACTGAAGCGACGAAAATTAGTGGTATGAAGATACCCTATACGCGGATCCAAATGAGTCTTGTAGATTTCACTTAAAACTGTGGAGTAGACAATGGAATTGCCAAAACTGATCAAGGTATTCATTTCATTTTTTGGAGGCCGCTTTGATCTCCCCTCAAAGATAAATTCCGGCTGACCGTGAATCGCATCAAAGGCTTTATAATATTGTTCCCGGATATTCCCTTCAAAGGCCATTAATTGGGGAATATTGTCGGCATCCTTTATTCCTTCACTCAGTCTTTCAATCTCTGTTAACTTAGACTCTACATCCTTGCCCCGATTGACGTAATATTTCAGTACCTGTCTGATATTTAAATAGGCACCGTTTACAAATTGCCGTGCCAGCACCAGCCTTCTTTCATCATCCAAATAAGCTTCCGCCTGCCGCAGGATCATATACCCTGAATTATAGTGCTCCCGGGGATAAAAGGTTCCGCTATAATAGCCGTAATTATTAAAATAATGAATCATAATCTCCTTCTGTGTACAGAATTCCAGGAATCGCTTATTAAGATCCACCTCTCCAAAGATCATCAATTCTGATGTATCTTCCACAGGGATGTATTTCTGATCTCCCTCTTCATTGACAAAGAAAATTGTATTATCCTTACGACGAAGCTGACCGTTAGAGAAGATATATAAGGGTTTTTTCACTATTCCACCTCCATCCTTTCCAACCTGTTGTACGCCGATGCCCATTTAAGCAAAACCTGGCACAGCTAATTCAAGCCTGAATAGGGATTACGCCCAGCAAAACTCCTTATACGCGCAATTCTTGCAGAAATGAATCTTTTGGGGTTGGGGAGGTCTGTCCATAGCGGCAAATTCCCCAATCTTTTCCATGGTTTGCAGCAGTTCTTTCTCCATTTCTTCCGTAAGAACCACCTCTTCTTTTTTTCGCTCTTTGGGGAATAACAATTCCCCTTTGGCTTCAATCCCCCGCTCTTTCAGTTCCATGAGATAAAATCCCAATTGCATCCGGGCACTTTTAGCGTACTTGGAACTTTTTTTGACTTCCCCAATAACTAATCCTTCCTTATCCTGACGCACAATATCCAAACGGATATTGCCCAGGGAGATCTCCTTGTTTCTGTCCCTAGCATAACTCATTTCATGAATGAACCTTCCCAAATCCAGATTGGCGTCGTCCTGATCGGGATTGACCTGGTGCAGCATGAGCCAGACCTCCCTGGGGCAGCAATAATAATACCAGATGTGTGTCCCGGTAATATTAAACTCCGGATGTTCCATAAGCCTTCCCTCCTCCCCACCCGACTTAAATTATGGTATCAAACCCTTCCACGGCACGCTTGGCCAACCCTGCCACTGAATCATAATCACTTCCGCTCCACAGGCAGGGTATCCTATTTATTAGATAAAGATCTTTTCCTACCAAGGAAAAAGCCAGTTTAGCCGGAACATTGACCACATAATGATTCATTAAGATCATAAATTGTTTCCTGGTTTCAAAGGACATGTGGGAATAATAATCCCTGTCCTCATAGCAAGCATAAATATCCTCCGCCGAATAAAGTCCCAACCTCTTTTGCAGCTCCACAAACCGTCGGGGTAAAAAGTCTCTATCTTCTTTTTCAACCTGCCAGGGAACAAAAACCGGTAATTTAAAATAATCTTCCTTAAAGGGCGTAAACTGTTGCCCCAGCAACGGCCAATTGCCTTCATAGGCATCAATAATCGCCTGTTTGCCTGCCTCATAAGAGTTGCGAGCAAACATCTTTCTATAATATTCCTTGATCAACTCCAACAGCTCCGACTCCAGCCATACTTCCTGCTTCTGCAAAAGTTCGTCGGTGAGCTTTTGCAAGGTAGCAGGATAAATGGAGCCGCGGGTATCTTTCTCTCCTCCTCTTAAAAAAGTTATCAGCGTCAGAATTCCCCGATCCCCGGAACCATTGCGATTGACACGCCCCGCAGCCTGGATAATGGAAGGAAGGATGGGCAAAGCACGTATAATATGATCAAAATTGAGATCAACCCCCGCTTCGATAATCTGAGTAGAGATCACATATTGGCATTCCTGCTTATTCTCCGCCTGAGAGTGCTTGATCTTCTTGATTTCCACCCGTTTATGGAGAGGAATCATCATGCCGTGCAACAACTTTAGGTGCGGCGGCTTTATCTTGACGCTCAATTGTTTATACACTAGATAAGCATCGGCAATGGTATTTAAAATGGCTGCCCGAGATAAAGCTTTTTTATCGTCTATCCCATTTCGGCTTCGTTTTAATAGATATTCGGCCACTACCTGTTCATCCATTTCTCCCTTTTGCTCCACCTGATAACGTTCCATTCCCTTCACAGGGTTTATAGCCAGGCAACCAGGCTGCTCTGACAAGCCGTAATCAAAGGGAGGCATGGTAGCGGACAAAAAGAAAATGCGCAGATTATATAATTTGGTGACTGACTCCAACCCACACAAAAAAACATTCCAGCTTTCCGGTGCAAAAATCTGTGGTTCATCGATAATCACTACGCTATTATGAAGATAAGCCCGCCGCAGGGTATCCTGAGCCTTTCCAGGAAATATGGCCTTGGACCACTGCTGGAAACTGGTGCAAACCACGGGGTTGGCCCAAGATTCCATTAGCAGTTGGCCGGAATGGAGCTTTCCTTCCTCTTCCAAGTCTTCATCCTTCTGCTTTTCTGCCACAACGGCTAAGGAATGATGTTCCAAAACAGAGGTATCCATGGCCTTTTCAATCACACCACTGGTCTGTTCCAGAATAGACAGGTAAGGCGCCACGTAGATAATTTTTTCATAACCTTGTTCCCGTCCCAGCCAGGCGGCGATTTTTAGAGCGGTGATGGTCTTGCCGTAGCCGGTAGGCATTTCCAAAGTATAGACTCTGCGTCCTGGGTCCTTTGCCAACTGGCTGAGAATCTGACTTTGAGCCTCGTTGCGAATTTCCGCCATAGCCTGATCGCCATTATTTCGGCAATATTCATCCAGTTTCCGGTCTTGCCGAATATGATCTTCCTGATTAAATCCGGTTTTTTCAATGGTGGCAACGTGAAAACGATCGCCGGCAATCAGTGCCGTGGTGATTTCCCGCCAAAGACTTAATTGATCCATGACCTTGCCGTAATCAGGTGAGTATCCCACATCCAACAGATCGTAAGCCTCCTTGAACACATCATAAACCTGGTCAATCCATTGATCCAAAGCCTCAACTGTCATGGGAACATGACGAAGTTCAGGATAGACTTGTTCCATAAAAACGGCAATACCCGGCAGATCCATCTCTTCCCAGGCCCCTGCTCCCATCCAATGTTTATCGTCGAGATGCTTCAGTGCCCCGTGATGATCGGCAATATCCCGGATCAGCCACAGCCAGTGGACCGCATATGAGGGCCACTGCCTTTCCTGCTGCAGCAGATGATAGCCCAAATAAGAAAAAAGGAAGGCCCCCTCTGGGGCATGATTGGGTCCCCCCTTGCTCTTTCCTCGAATGTATCTTTGCCATTTTCTATGAGCCTTGGCCATATCATGGCAAACTCCGGCCAATCCAGCCAGGCGGATGTATATAGTATCGTGGCAATGGAAGCCGTAATCACTTTCCAGCCGTTGTTCCACAGCCTTCTTAACCCCGAGCAAATGATCCCGCAGCAGATACTTTCTGTCCTGTTCATCTGGCCGGGCAATGCATTTGTCAAAAATAACTAAGTCTGACATATCCAATCCCCTTTGAACCATTTTTCACCGCAAGATGCACAATGATATGCACTTCATATTCTTGTAATATTCGACCATATGTTGTAAAATCCTTTATCCTATCCATTTTTTCAATATTTATTTTGTTGTATTTGTCTCCAGCTTTCTCAAAAAGCTTACAAAACATCGTTTCCCGTACAGCGAGTTATGTTTTTACTTTGATTACGAGCCCGGACAGCAGAGGAAACTCTGCACCGGGCGTTCCTTAAGGGATGATCATGCAAGGCAGGAACATCCTTCCTTTTGTCGAATATAAGAAAAAAAGGAGGGATTTTACATGAATGAAAAGCAAAGGAAACCTATTTATAAGAGATGGTGGTTTATCGCAATTATTGCAATTTTCGTTATTGGGGCAATAGGGAGTATTGGCGAAGAAGATGCAACGGTAGAAAAACAACCGACAGAACAAGTTGGTGCAACCGCTGACGCTGATCCATTAGTCGCGGGGGAGCCTAAGAAAGAGGAACCGGTAAAGGCCGATGTACCTCGCGAATTTAAGAACGCGTTAAAATCCGCGCAGAACTATGTTAATATCATGCCTTTTTCGAAGGAGGGACTATACGATCAGCTGACCTCCGAGTATGGAGATCAGTACCCAGCGGAAGCTGCACAATATGCCATCGAGAATGTGCAGGTTGATTATAATGAGGAAGCTTTAGAGGCAGCTAAAAACTATCAAAAAATCATGCCGATGTCAGACCAAGAACTTTTTGATCAACTAACATCTGAACATGGAGATAACTACACTGACAGTCAAGCTCAATATGCAATTGATAATTTACCGGAATAAAATTATAAATATTAGCAGTATATAAATAACAAGAGCCTTCGGGCTCTTTTTCTTCTATTCGGACCCGGGCTTATAACGCAACCCGGCAGAGCACCCCGTCTCCCTCCTTGGCGGGGTGCTAATAATTATTAGTGAGGTGGTGTGGCAGGATGGCCTTAACAAAAAAGCAAAAACGTTTTGTAGAGGAGTATCTGATTGATCTGAATGCCACCCAGGCAGCAATCCGGGCAGGGTATTCACCACAGACAGCTTATTCTATTGGCGATGAAAACCTGAAAAAACCTGAAATTAAAAATGCTATTGATAAAGCTCTGGCTGAAAGGTCAAGGCGAACCGGAGTCAACGCCGATCGAATTATCGAGGAGTTGGCCAAGATTGCTTTTCTCAATCCGAGTTTCAATCCCTTATAGGTAGGCTAAAAACTAGATCTTTTACTCATAATCATTCTCCTTTTCATTGTTTCAATCCCTTATAGGTAGGCTAAAAACTGCTAGAGCGGCATACCCTAGTTCCTGCATTTTGGGTTTCAATCCCTTATAGGTAGGCTAAAAACCCGCACGGGAAGTGGTTTGCGTCCCAGCAGTCCCAAGTTTCAATCCCTTATAGGTAGGCTAAAAACACATCTTTATTATCTATTTCGCTTAGTTTTATGATAGTTTCAATCCCTTATAGGTAGGCTAAAAACGATATAACAAGAACTGGTTCTGTTTGGACTGGCAGGTTTCAATCCCTTATAGGTAGGCTAAAAACTTTTGGTGTCCAACTTTTATATATTCCTGATTAGGGTTTCAATCCCTTATAGGTAGGCTAAAAACGAGGCGGGGAAGTATGGGCTATCCGTATAGTGGAGTTTCAATCCCTTATAGGTAGGCTAAAAACGTTTGACTATCAACTTGATTTACTCACCAATACAAGTTTCAATCCCTTATAGGTAGGCTAAAAACGTAAGGCAAACTGCTCTGCACGACATGGTTAATCATGGTTTCAATCCCTTATAGGTAGGCTAAAAACAGGAGTTCCTTGACCTCGTTGTCGAAGAGTATGATGAGAGTTTCAATCCCTTATAGGTAGGCTAAAAACGATATTCGCCTGGTCGATGATGACAATGCCTAAGAGTTTCAATCCCTTATAGGTAGGCTAAAAACATACAACAAGCTCAATAAGTACAATGCAGGTGCTTGTTTCAATCCCTTATAGGTAGGCTAAAAACGATATTCGCCTGGTCGATGATGACAATGCCTAAGAGTTTCAATCCCTTATAGGTAGGCTAAAAACGCATTTGGAGGTATTCAATAATGAAAAATAAGTGGATGTTTCAATCCCTTATAGGTAGGCTAAAAACCAAAGGCTGGCTCAATACTTTTACAAGCGAAATCGGTTTCAATCCCTTATAGGTAGGCTAAAAACACGCGCAGTAGGATTGGCCTGCCCCTATCTTTCCAGGTTTCAATCCCTTATAGGTAGGCTAAAAACAAGGCCTATTGCTTCTCCACCTTCATAGTTACCTTTGAGTTTCAATCCCTTATAGGTAGGCTAAAAACCCGTTGCCCGTATACCCCATGTATATTCCTCCTGGGATAGTTTCAATCCCTTATAGGTAGGCTAAAAACGAAATGACAAAGGTTTTGAGGCGGAGCGCAGACAGCAGTTTCAATCCCTTATAGGTAGGCTAAAAACCAGCAGCCTTCCCCTTCGTCTCCGGCAGCCCCGCGCTGTTTCAATCCCTTATAGGTAGGCTAAAAACTGAACCCAGAAGCTTTTTTACAGATCGGCACGGCTTGTTTCAATCCCTTATAGGTAGGCTAAAAACGCATATGATTGAGCGAAATCAAAAGTATGCGGAGGTGAGTTTCAATCCCTTATAGGTAGGCTAAAAACTTTATGAGAGGAGGTGATCCTTATCTACTGCAGGCGTTTCAATCCCTTATAGGTAGGCTAAAAACTATCGATGCTTCGCGGATAGTGTTGGCCGGGATAGAGTTTCAATCCCTTATAGGTAGGCTAAAAACAGATGAAGTTAAGTATTATAATTCTCCTCAGATAGGTTTCAATCCCTTATAGGTAGGCTAAAAACAGTTTATGGCACATCGGGAAACGACACGATCCGAAAATGTTTCAATCCCTTATAGGTAGGCTAAAAACTGTATCTACTACTAGAAACCTTATTGCCCGGATGCGTTTCAATCCCTTATAGGTAGGCTAAAAACAAAGTTTTGGAAGTCTTTCCTGAAAAAATCAGAAAATTGTTTCAATCCCTTATAGGTAGGCTAAAAACTTGAGATTTGCTTCAGTATTTGGATTTTTTATAGAGTTTCAATCCCTTATAGGTAGGCTAAAAACGGGAAATCCCAGTGGACTGGGATAGTCAGGTATCTAGTTTCAATCCCTTATAGGTAGGCTAAAAACAAAACGGGAGTCAATCCCTTATAGGGATGAGAATAGTGTTTCAATCCCTTATAGGTAGGCTAAAAACGACCAGGTACTAAGTTTTTACAAGGTGCGTTAGCTATGTTTCAATCCCTTATAGGTAGGCTAAAAACGCTTGAAATATCATAAAAATTATGATATTATATTAGGTTTCAATCCCTTATAGGTAGGCTAAAAACGGGAGTAGGTGTTATGAGTAGGTGTTATGACCAGGTACGTTTCAATCCCTTATAGGTAGGCTAAAAACTCGGATATAGACGCGATCAAGCGCGTCAAACGCGCGTTTCAATCCCTTATAGGTAGGCTAAAAACTGGAATTTGCTAGGGGCAATGTGGACAGAGGAGAAGGTTTCAATCCCTTATAGGTAGGCTAAAAACCGAATCAGGATAAAGATCAGGTTACCAGAATGTAGGTTTCAATCCCTTATAGGTAGGCTAAAAACTATATGCAGAGGCGAAAATATCGTCGAAGCACTAGAGTTTCAATCCCTTATAGGTAGGCTAAAAACCGAATCAGGATAAAGATCAGGTTACCAGAATGTAGGTTTCAATCCCTTATAGGTAGGCTAAAAACGCGGCTTGCGTAATGTAACAATCCACGATTGTGGCGGGTTTCAATCCCTTATAGGTAGGCTAAAAACGAGGGTCTGGTAGAATCATTAAATTTAACCTCTAGAGTTTCAATCCCTTATAGGTAGGCTAAAAACTCCGATGGTCGCAGACCCGATGACGTGCAGTTCACCTGTTTCAATCCCTTATAGGTAGGCTAAAAACCAGGAAAAATTTCCAAAACTTTGGTTTGCATTTGTCTGTTTCAATCCCTTATAGGTAGGCTAAAAACAGGATGATCAATCGTATCGTAGGGGACGGTACATAGTTTCAATCCCTTATAGGTAGGCTAAAAACATGTCCTGATCATCCATGCCTTCAAGTGACATCTTTTGGGTTTCAATCCCTTATAGGTAGGCTAAAAACTCCTATAGTGCAGGATTTGCTCCTGCCTAGAAGTGTTTCAATCCCTTATAGGTAGGCTAAAAACCGGATCGTGTCGTTTCCAGATGCTGCTTCAATGCGTTTGTTTCAATCCCTTATAGGTAGGCTAAAAACGTTTACAAGCTATCATAGACGCTATCATCTATGATGAGTTTCAATCCCTTATAGGTAGGCTAAAAACTTATACCCCACCCCCTACGATTGGGTCTATACCCCCAGTTTCAATCCCTTATAGGTAGGCTAAAAACGCGCCAAGGTGCCGGGGCGGGGGAGGGGGTGATCTCTAGTTTCAATCCCTTATAGGTAGGCTAAAAACTTCTAAGACTCTCTCTCTTATGTATTCACTGGTGGTGTTTCAAT
This window harbors:
- a CDS encoding RAMP superfamily CRISPR-associated protein, whose amino-acid sequence is MYSMEYHLKTNAPVLISSGSDDLNMTGTLDYIPGKTLLGALTAQYIKRKKLENAHEDKEFARWFLYGKLIFSNAYPRWEGEQYFPAPISLHVGKETGKIYNLFEDILEETPKGINGFIYINGDELKKKTPEKSFSFHSARKDRIKGKSTDGTIFNYESLQAGQDFCGFIRGEKKDLMAVKKMFGDRLELQIGRSRSVQYGAVSLEFKEIIPYSQLNKSIGKRITVTLLSPAILWNEYGYPEVSEEILKQYLEDALETKDFKISSFYARSDETESYVGVWKLKSPSAKALAAGTSFMMEFPELKNKTKEKLHELAFEGIGERTWEGFGRVEFNILPDEQIRLEEPGNRKVHKQKRPMGTMPVELNQCFSQVVEAVLERQVNDQGLRDAADCSDNTAGKSLNSSMVGKLELMLKNADSPEEFREMIKNIKKIGKDKLKACRNKKKRITLLDALESGGMPFRLSIEGDLGKLTKELSFRPENPDLQKRLYRVYWLSFFNTMRKLNKRRESK
- the cas2 gene encoding CRISPR-associated endonuclease Cas2, with translation MFVVLVYDMGEKRVTKALKRCRKYLNWVQNSVFEGEISESNLAKLKMELDKIIVTEEDSVIIYTLRTTRYSEREIMGLRKGGQDLII
- the cas1b gene encoding type I-B CRISPR-associated endonuclease Cas1b is translated as MKKPLYIFSNGQLRRKDNTIFFVNEEGDQKYIPVEDTSELMIFGEVDLNKRFLEFCTQKEIMIHYFNNYGYYSGTFYPREHYNSGYMILRQAEAYLDDERRLVLARQFVNGAYLNIRQVLKYYVNRGKDVESKLTEIERLSEGIKDADNIPQLMAFEGNIREQYYKAFDAIHGQPEFIFEGRSKRPPKNEMNTLISFGNSIVYSTVLSEIYKTHLDPRIGYLHTTNFRRFSLNLDVAEIFKPILVDRVIFTLISKKMLKKSDFKKESGGLMLKESGRRVFVEELENRLKTTINHRDIGTPVSYRRLIRLELYKLEKHLMGEKDYETFVSQW
- a CDS encoding Cas10/Cmr2 second palm domain-containing protein encodes the protein MGKVTAVFLDTVSIQKYIFTSNSLKENLGASSLVERIFQEYLHETIEEICGTEIDMEAWFKTPETIQLKTDQTKLVEIGYIGGGNALLLFRSEDMARLFVRKWSLKLLIETPGLQTAAAIDDYFSLNPEEYQKNMERLTKSLDQGKNTLFPNSVLTKHGITADCIYSGNSAEVPYIDAEGREIYISAVSKAKRLPAENNEHHMDKVKEKFLPKGFAFPLEHEQLGQKEGKSYLAIVHIDGNGMGKRFMECKSLVETRKLSWAVRAASENAYKKLIRKLANSMEYFKNHQEEFEIWQDKNNRTILPLRPIVFGGDDITFVTDGRLGVYLAEKFMGILAQEPLEKVKNQNPIYTSAGVAVIKSRYPFYRGYQMAEELCQSAKKAAAKNPDSNWLDFYISQGGYSQALDGIRQKHYRVKEGSLNFGPYLVGENSKGKENTMINLKNGMNELRKWPRAKVKELRNILPMGKETTKRYLENLKARELILPKIEGPSDYYKDGWNNAVTPYFEMLELMEFYPEIDFLSEGELVWI
- a CDS encoding RAMP superfamily CRISPR-associated protein, yielding MDLKLTIKITNLSFLLLGSGEGWSAAIDNDLAYDQYGFPYFPARRLKGLLRESAQEVVEMFHCSNNRYFKPEDVDECFGQSGSFQPSPLSYTNLFFENFQSAIPWLEWSFEEFAGVLSQQEVLNTMTQVLMQTAIDDNGLAREGSLRTCRVLKPGCTFQGEIILQEEKPKLIQLITLACINLRRVGSGRNRGLGEVACSLYQDGQELSSEIIKQLKGA